A genomic window from Gammaproteobacteria bacterium includes:
- a CDS encoding conserved hypothetical protein (Evidence 4 : Unknown function but conserved in other organisms), with protein MTIAMDFGTCNTVLARWNAATRKVETLRLDNMTKIYRYQPPGATEERESAVIPSLIHYGEGNTLRTGLQVENNGLTNHRGTFRWVKLDLLKGNNRARRINGELITPRQAADDLIGQVLLAATGQGSEDLVITVPIEAYDPYVNWLQSAVLQNFRGTVRMLDEATACILGYDAHVREGQVYVVFDFGGGTLDVSVVKTLELGSTETRQCQVLGRAGEELGGALVDQWLLRDLQHAEQLSERDVAELGTALLHAVEEAKIRLSDGEEQVEVTQFNDLSAQLISHTFTANGLRRILETDREALGGRSLYQLVALTVERALEMAHEKYNTKKSEVKAVFMVGGSSLLLGIAGMVRNLFPGCPVHCQDPFEAIARGACRYAGENINLALVHDYCLQSWNRDRKDYELVPVVPKGTRYPTEKPIAVKYLNAACNGATRLGMVVIERSTMVRPEIIYEVISGKLQTVQTKRRHDIALRELNPTDREFIHADPPCTVGARRFVAGFGVDANKRLTLSLKDLEPHNHSYIQLGSGERLPLPVRDLPFVKL; from the coding sequence ATGACGATAGCGATGGATTTCGGCACCTGCAACACAGTCTTAGCACGCTGGAACGCAGCCACGCGCAAGGTGGAAACCCTGCGACTCGACAACATGACCAAGATCTACCGCTACCAACCACCTGGTGCAACGGAAGAACGAGAATCGGCGGTAATCCCCTCGTTGATCCACTATGGCGAGGGCAACACCCTACGCACCGGCCTCCAAGTGGAAAACAACGGATTGACGAATCATCGGGGCACGTTCCGCTGGGTTAAGCTCGACCTCCTCAAGGGTAACAACCGCGCCCGACGCATCAACGGAGAGCTGATCACCCCACGTCAGGCCGCCGACGACCTGATTGGCCAGGTGTTGCTCGCCGCCACCGGCCAGGGCAGCGAAGATCTAGTCATCACTGTACCGATCGAGGCCTACGATCCCTATGTGAACTGGCTGCAATCCGCAGTTCTCCAAAATTTCCGGGGCACAGTACGAATGCTGGACGAGGCCACCGCCTGCATCCTGGGCTACGATGCCCATGTCCGCGAGGGGCAAGTGTATGTGGTGTTCGATTTCGGTGGCGGTACGCTCGATGTATCGGTGGTCAAAACTTTGGAACTGGGCAGCACCGAGACCCGCCAATGCCAGGTACTGGGTCGAGCCGGCGAGGAACTCGGCGGTGCGTTGGTCGATCAATGGCTGCTGCGCGACCTCCAACACGCCGAACAATTGAGCGAGCGCGACGTGGCTGAACTAGGAACGGCCCTGTTGCACGCGGTCGAGGAGGCCAAGATCCGCCTCTCCGATGGTGAAGAACAAGTGGAGGTCACCCAATTCAACGACCTCAGCGCCCAATTGATCAGCCATACCTTCACCGCCAACGGCCTGCGTCGTATTCTCGAAACGGATAGAGAGGCGTTGGGTGGGCGGAGCCTGTATCAATTGGTCGCACTGACCGTAGAACGAGCATTGGAAATGGCCCATGAGAAATACAACACGAAAAAATCAGAGGTCAAAGCAGTATTCATGGTCGGCGGTTCCAGCCTATTGTTGGGAATAGCAGGAATGGTACGCAATCTCTTTCCAGGTTGTCCAGTACATTGCCAAGACCCCTTTGAGGCCATCGCCCGTGGCGCCTGCCGCTATGCCGGTGAGAATATCAATCTGGCACTGGTCCACGATTACTGCCTACAGAGTTGGAACCGAGACCGCAAAGATTATGAACTTGTTCCCGTGGTGCCAAAAGGGACACGCTACCCCACCGAAAAACCAATCGCAGTAAAATATCTCAATGCCGCTTGCAATGGCGCAACCCGACTAGGAATGGTAGTGATCGAGCGATCGACCATGGTCCGACCCGAGATCATCTATGAGGTGATTAGCGGGAAATTGCAAACCGTCCAAACCAAACGTCGCCATGACATTGCCCTGCGTGAATTAAATCCCACCGACCGGGAATTCATCCATGCCGACCCACCATGTACCGTCGGCGCACGCCGCTTCGTCGCCGGTTTCGGGGTAGACGCGAATAAACGACTCACCCTCTCATTAAAAGATCTGGAGCCACACAATCATTCCTATATACAACTGGGCAGCGGTGAACGATTACCATTACCCGTACGCGACCTACCGTTTGTAAAGTTATAG
- a CDS encoding Anaerobic ribonucleoside-triphosphate reductase-activating protein yields MTNDRLQLAAYLPCSRVNGPGLRSVVWVQGCPFRCPGCFNPDFLPFTGGWSASVAEVVAQLLAEKDSAGVSFSGGEPFAQARPLAEVAEQIRAAGKSILIFTGFQAATLDKSTNPGIRRLLAAADLLVAGPYQRKHPYQHPLLVSANQELIFLTERYRSVDFAPRRMEFRIDATGAVTATGLLMSKIN; encoded by the coding sequence ATGACAAACGACCGACTACAATTGGCCGCCTACCTGCCCTGCTCGCGAGTCAATGGCCCCGGCCTGCGTTCGGTAGTGTGGGTGCAGGGTTGCCCGTTTCGCTGCCCAGGCTGCTTCAACCCCGATTTTCTACCCTTCACCGGCGGGTGGTCTGCATCGGTCGCCGAGGTGGTGGCGCAACTGTTGGCTGAAAAGGACAGCGCGGGGGTAAGCTTCTCCGGCGGTGAGCCCTTTGCCCAAGCAAGACCTCTGGCAGAAGTGGCCGAACAGATTCGCGCTGCCGGAAAGAGTATTCTGATTTTCACCGGATTCCAGGCCGCGACCCTAGACAAGAGCACCAACCCCGGCATCCGACGACTACTGGCCGCCGCTGATCTGCTGGTTGCCGGTCCTTACCAACGTAAGCATCCCTACCAACATCCACTGCTGGTCAGCGCCAATCAGGAATTGATATTTCTGACCGAACGCTACCGTTCAGTGGATTTTGCTCCCCGCCGAATGGAATTCCGCATTGATGCGACTGGCGCGGTGACCGCAACAGGATTGTTAATGTCAAAGATAAATTAG
- a CDS encoding ATPase codes for MPFRDDLKLLFDARIAVVNVVTCEEARVLQEITELVRNKDWPSEDGLYTWDIADQFTCLKPAKLNFDERREATPDTILRMIRDYAGGATFILKDFHQIWEARRGTLRGLRNLAASLPERSPRKNIVITTPEHCLPTELKHDIPVLDLAKPEAKDMDALLERTVGTTGALRQVKPALRTKLVEAALGLTSTQARRVFQKAVVSRRGGTLDERAIDLIIDEKRAIIRESGALELYPYVEKADRVGGLETIKAWLEQRRLAFSQEAREYGLDLPRGVALIGIPGTGKSLCAKVTAGMWKLPLLRLDMGAIFGGILGASEKNIREAMQIAEVIAPCVLWVDEIEKAFAGSAGDSGTASRVLGTFLTWMQEKQATVFVFATANDTARLPMEFLRKGRFDEVFFLDLPTIQEREQILEVHLGKRGITMIRQRFDLLRVVRATEGFVGAELEAVVKDALFPAFMDGRRELETDDLVHAAGDMVPLAKSHSEHIERLRQLVINGQARNASKRTAIDEVKVEQVRGERLLDP; via the coding sequence ATGCCCTTTCGCGACGATCTCAAGCTCCTATTTGACGCCCGCATCGCGGTGGTCAATGTAGTTACCTGCGAGGAAGCGCGTGTCCTCCAAGAAATTACCGAACTGGTACGAAATAAAGATTGGCCCAGTGAAGATGGCCTCTATACCTGGGATATCGCCGATCAATTCACTTGCCTAAAGCCCGCCAAGCTCAATTTCGACGAGAGACGCGAGGCCACACCCGATACTATCCTGCGCATGATCCGCGACTATGCGGGTGGGGCCACGTTTATCCTCAAGGACTTTCACCAAATATGGGAGGCGCGGCGCGGTACTTTACGGGGCCTGCGTAATCTCGCCGCGTCGCTGCCTGAACGCTCGCCGCGCAAGAATATTGTTATTACCACCCCGGAGCACTGCCTACCCACCGAATTGAAACACGATATCCCCGTATTGGACTTAGCCAAACCAGAGGCGAAGGATATGGATGCCCTGCTCGAACGCACTGTCGGCACTACCGGGGCTCTGCGCCAGGTAAAACCAGCACTGCGCACCAAATTGGTGGAGGCCGCCCTCGGCCTCACCAGTACCCAAGCCCGCCGGGTATTCCAAAAGGCCGTGGTCAGTCGTCGCGGCGGGACCCTCGACGAACGCGCTATCGATCTAATTATTGACGAGAAACGCGCCATCATCCGCGAGAGTGGGGCACTCGAACTCTATCCCTATGTCGAAAAGGCAGACCGGGTTGGCGGACTAGAAACCATCAAGGCCTGGTTGGAACAACGCCGTCTAGCTTTCAGTCAAGAGGCACGCGAATATGGTTTGGATCTGCCCCGAGGGGTAGCACTAATTGGGATCCCCGGTACCGGTAAAAGTCTATGCGCCAAGGTAACGGCTGGGATGTGGAAACTCCCGCTACTCCGCCTCGATATGGGCGCGATCTTTGGTGGCATCCTCGGAGCATCGGAGAAGAATATCCGCGAGGCCATGCAGATCGCCGAGGTAATTGCGCCCTGCGTACTCTGGGTCGATGAGATCGAAAAGGCCTTCGCCGGTTCGGCCGGCGACAGCGGCACCGCCAGCCGAGTACTAGGAACCTTCCTCACCTGGATGCAAGAAAAACAGGCCACGGTATTTGTCTTCGCCACCGCCAACGATACCGCTCGCCTCCCAATGGAGTTTTTGCGCAAAGGTCGCTTTGATGAGGTGTTTTTCCTTGACCTACCTACCATCCAAGAACGCGAACAGATCCTTGAGGTGCACCTCGGAAAACGCGGCATCACCATGATCCGTCAGCGTTTTGATCTATTGCGTGTGGTCCGGGCAACCGAGGGTTTCGTCGGTGCGGAATTAGAAGCAGTGGTCAAAGATGCCCTGTTCCCGGCCTTCATGGATGGCCGGCGTGAACTCGAAACGGATGACCTGGTCCACGCCGCCGGCGACATGGTGCCACTCGCTAAATCCCACAGCGAGCACATTGAGCGATTGCGCCAATTGGTGATCAACGGTCAGGCCCGTAACGCCTCAAAACGCACCGCCATCGATGAGGTCAAGGTAGAACAGGTACGCGGCGAACGATTACTCGATCCGTAA